From Bacillus sp. E(2018), a single genomic window includes:
- a CDS encoding methionine ABC transporter ATP-binding protein, with translation MIEIKDVTKLYKVKGKEIVGVKNVSLTIDKGEIFGIVGYSGAGKSSLLRCLNLLEKPTSGEIKIDGISITKLGKKELREERLKIGMIFQHFYLISAKTVFENIAFALKAAGKTKEEINGKTNELLKMVGLEDQKDQYPSQLSGGQKQRVGIARALANDPKVLLCDEATSALDPNTTKSILSLLKSINKKLGITIVLITHEMEVVKEICHRMAIMQDGEIIESGDVYNIFANPEKELTKTFISSVIQMDLPEPLLKNRKGTVIKIQFKGAIAEEAVVSELFQNYRVKGNILHGKIEYIQDTPLGIFIMELVGEEAEVKRAISYIESRIENLEVVKQVA, from the coding sequence ATGATCGAGATCAAGGACGTTACGAAATTATATAAAGTAAAAGGCAAAGAGATCGTCGGAGTGAAGAATGTGTCACTGACGATCGATAAAGGTGAGATCTTTGGCATTGTAGGATACAGCGGGGCTGGAAAAAGTTCATTGTTGCGCTGTCTGAACTTATTAGAAAAGCCAACATCAGGAGAGATCAAGATCGATGGCATCTCAATTACGAAGCTAGGAAAAAAGGAGTTGCGTGAGGAGCGCCTGAAGATCGGAATGATATTTCAGCATTTTTATTTGATCAGTGCGAAGACGGTTTTTGAAAACATTGCTTTCGCTTTAAAAGCAGCAGGAAAAACGAAAGAAGAAATCAACGGTAAAACAAACGAGCTTTTAAAAATGGTGGGATTAGAGGATCAAAAAGATCAGTACCCTTCTCAGCTGAGCGGTGGCCAGAAACAGCGTGTTGGTATCGCGAGAGCTCTTGCGAACGATCCGAAGGTATTACTTTGTGATGAAGCGACTTCAGCTCTTGATCCGAACACAACGAAATCGATCCTTTCCTTGCTAAAGTCCATCAATAAAAAGTTAGGCATTACGATCGTGTTGATCACTCATGAGATGGAAGTGGTAAAAGAGATCTGCCACCGAATGGCGATCATGCAGGATGGAGAAATCATCGAGTCAGGTGATGTGTACAACATTTTTGCTAATCCAGAAAAAGAGCTCACAAAAACGTTCATCAGCTCTGTAATTCAAATGGATCTGCCAGAACCTCTTCTGAAAAATAGAAAAGGAACGGTGATTAAAATCCAGTTCAAAGGAGCCATAGCAGAAGAGGCTGTAGTTTCTGAGCTTTTCCAAAACTACCGTGTAAAAGGAAATATTCTTCACGGTAAGATCGAATATATTCAAGACACGCCGCTTGGTATCTTCATCATGGAACTTGTCGGTGAAGAGGCAGAAGTGAAGCGAGCGATCTCCTATATTGAGAGTCGAATAGAAAACCTTGAGGTGGTGAAACAAGTTGCTTGA
- a CDS encoding methionine ABC transporter permease yields the protein MLDSILNILPDLNKAFFETLYMVAISLGVSLVVGLPLGIILFVTDKGLLFENAWVKQIAGILVNLIRSVPFIILLVALLPLTQLITGTTIGPTAASVSLSVAAIPFFARLVETSLREIDKGVIEAAVAVGATPWMIIREVLLPEAKPGIVQAITVTAISLLGYSAMAGIVGGGGIGDFAIRFGYYRYDNTIMLTTVILLIVIVQLMQVIGDSAAKVVNKR from the coding sequence TTGCTTGATTCTATTTTGAACATCCTTCCAGATCTAAATAAAGCATTCTTTGAAACGCTATATATGGTCGCTATATCACTCGGTGTATCATTAGTGGTTGGCCTACCGCTTGGAATCATCCTATTTGTAACAGACAAAGGATTGTTGTTTGAGAATGCATGGGTTAAACAGATAGCGGGCATTCTTGTGAACTTAATCCGCTCGGTACCCTTCATCATTTTATTGGTCGCTTTATTACCGCTAACACAACTGATCACGGGGACTACAATCGGACCAACAGCAGCATCTGTCTCACTATCTGTCGCAGCCATCCCGTTTTTTGCAAGGCTTGTAGAAACATCACTACGAGAGATCGATAAAGGCGTAATTGAAGCGGCCGTTGCAGTAGGTGCTACGCCATGGATGATCATCCGTGAAGTCCTTCTACCAGAAGCGAAGCCAGGAATCGTTCAAGCGATAACAGTAACAGCCATCAGCTTACTTGGCTATTCAGCCATGGCAGGTATCGTCGGCGGCGGAGGAATTGGAGACTTCGCCATCCGCTTCGGCTACTACCGCTACGACAACACGATCATGCTCACAACCGTAATCCTACTAATCGTAATCGTCCAGCTCATGCAAGTCATCGGAGACAGTGCGGCGAAGGTTGTGAATAAACGATAA